The stretch of DNA CGTAGTGACAATTTCGCCAGCCTTTGCGCCCTCGACATTGCCGCCGCGTTCCACCGCCAAATCGACCAGAACAGAGCCTGGCTTCATGCTATCGACCATCGCTTTGGTCACTAGCACGGGGGCCGCGCGTCCGGGGATAAGCGCTGTGGTAATGACAATGTCTTGCTTTGCAATATGCTTGGCGGTGAGTTCCGCTTGCAGGGCTTGGTATTCTGCGCTCATTTGCTTGGCGTAACCGCCGGCGGTTTCGGCCTCTTTAAACTCTTCATTTTCTACTGCGATGAATTTCGCACCTAATGAGCCGACTTGTTCCTTTGTGGCGGGACGCACATCAGTCGCCGTGGTCACAGCGCCGAGACGCCGTGCGGTCGCGATAGCTTGCAGACCCGCAACACCAACGCCCATAATAAAGGTCTTGGCGGGGGCAATTGTGCCCGCGGCGGTCATCATCATAGGAAAAGCGCGGCCATAGATACTGCCCGCCTCGACCACGGCGCGGTAACCTGCCAAATTAGATTGAGACGACAAAACATCCATGCTTTGCGCGCGCGAAATACGCGGAATATAATCTAGCGCATAGGCCGTGACGCCCGCTTTGGCGCATGCGGCGGCATATTTAGGGTTATCGGTTGGGGATAAAACACCCGTAATCCCAGCGCCTTTTTTCATA from Fretibacter rubidus encodes:
- a CDS encoding Re/Si-specific NAD(P)(+) transhydrogenase subunit alpha, with protein sequence MKITVLNDIKGLEARVSASPETVKGYVDAGHAVTVVKGAGAAANFADALYKDAGATIATTNTIAVKNADLVMSINGGSEKLVGAMKKGAGITGVLSPTDNPKYAAACAKAGVTAYALDYIPRISRAQSMDVLSSQSNLAGYRAVVEAGSIYGRAFPMMMTAAGTIAPAKTFIMGVGVAGLQAIATARRLGAVTTATDVRPATKEQVGSLGAKFIAVENEEFKEAETAGGYAKQMSAEYQALQAELTAKHIAKQDIVITTALIPGRAAPVLVTKAMVDSMKPGSVLVDLAVERGGNVEGAKAGEIVTTKNGVHIVGHLNWPSRMAGDSSSLFARNLKNLLPLMTGEDGSYAPDWDDEIIQGCALTKDGAVVHERLKGDA